From the Companilactobacillus ginsenosidimutans genome, the window AATGACGTTATGTATTATGCTCAAAACGACACAACTGATGTCTCAAATGAAGACATAGGATACGTCACTGACTGGAATGCTGTAGAGAATGAACCCATACACAAGTTTGACAACGGGATTCCAGTCAATCCTAATATAAATCGGGCATCCCCAGAACATGTCCAAACTCATGAGTAACTGCATGAACTAATTTTTTCTTGTCCTGGGACTTCAATAAATCTGATGACAAAATCACATCTCCCTGAACTAAACATTGTGCATAAGTTTCTGTAACATTGAATACAGCGTCTGTTGCTTGTTCGAAATATACGTCTGAATCATTTCCATTCGTTTGCCTTATAATTACTCGTGCATCTTTAGGTGAACTTACCAACCTGAAGTGTACTCCGGGTGTATCGTTCCAATTAATAGCAGCCTGATTAATAGCATTGGTTACATCTTTTCTACCAGTTTGGTTGTATACTGTTATGTTTGAAGGCTTTAAAATTGCAGAGTACTGATAAATTCCATTCTTTTGGAGCGTAAATCGCATATTATCTGTATCTAGTCCGCCATGTACTTGATTCATGTAATTGTGTATTGCCATATGTGGAGTATATTGGCTTAATAAATACAATCGTAACTGTTCTCTAGTCTTCCAACTAAGGCTATCAGGACTATAAAGTGACTCAACTTTATCTCTCATGGTCTTATATTCAAAATGATGTTGTAATTCTGAGGGCATCTGTTCATCCAAGTGGTTTAAGTAGTAAGTTGCTTCCTGATATAATCCTAAAGCTTTGGATAAGTCCTGTTCAGTTGGCATATTTACAAAATATTTATCTTGTATTTCAATTCTATTATGCTGTTCATCTGTTACAGTTTTTGCACAAACAGGTGAATAATCTGAGATTTCGATAATAACACCAAAAATAATTGCAAAAAAACAGATCATTTTTCTTTTACTCATAATCCCCGTTCATCCCTTAAAATATTTAAATACTATCGGTGTTTCATTCACTAATAATTATTTCTATATAAATAATATCCATATTGATATATCATAAGTAAAGCTAATTATATTACAACCTTTTAGAGGATAAATTAATGAAAAAATTCTACTTAAATATAACAAAATTTCTTGTTACCGTTGTTACCGCGTTAATACTACTTCCACCCAATACAGTTCAAGCAGTGTCTAAAACATTGGACAAACCTGCATATAATGGTTTACTACCAAATTCAAACATTTATGCAAACAAAAAACTGCCTTCATTAGAAAACATTAAGGTATATATCGATCCCAAACTTTCAACAAATGAAATTGAACTTGCAAAATATGCAATTGACGCCTGGGACCATGCAATATACAAAAAATTAACTTACAAATTAGTCCCCTCACCCAACAATGCTCAAATCATTTATACATCAGAAGGAACATTGACAGATAGAACTGCAGGACAAACAGTAATCTCTTATGAGGGTAATACGATAATCAAAGCCACGATTCAATTCAATTTTCACGATGAGTTACATACATATGATAAAGTTAATGTAACAAATCACGAAATGGGACACGCACTAGGACTAATAGATTTAACCGACCCAGCCATGAAAGGTAAAAGTGTAATGTACTTTAGCAATGATGGTAATGTTACAGGACCTACTCCATTTGATATCTCAAATGTTAAAGCTCTCTATAATATTAATTAGCTTTTCTCAAATCATACAAATAAGAAAATACCGGTGGTTCAACTGAGAACCATCGGTATTTTTAGTATATAGAGTTAATTGCTCTATCATCTAATGCCGTAATACCCGTATTAGGATCCTTCCACCACATTACAGTAGAGTACTTCAAACCACTATCTTTAATATCAGCCAATCCCAGCACGTGTCCAATTTCATGCTCAACAATCCGTATTCCAAAGTTTGTTAGTTTATCTGTATCAATTAAGTCACGGTTAATTTTAATAATCGCGTTAACAATCAGTTTATTCTTTCCATTTGGAATTGTCTGATTGTCATATGTCATCGCATTTATCAGGTTGTCGAATGTACCCGTGGTAAATCTGATCGTGGCATTATTTGGGTTGTTTGTATATGAGAAAGCAATTTTGTTGGTTGATTGTTGCCAATCTTTAACGCCCCACTGTATGTCTTGTTTGATTCCACTTGAAACATTGGGATCAATATATACTTTAACTTTTGTACTTTGTAACTTGTCCCCTGTTAAAAACTCTTTTGTGTTAATTGAATTTGTTGATGCGCTGACACTATTAACAGCAGCAACTCCTGTTATCAATAACATCAACGTTGTCAGAATTCCAATAATAACTGATTTCTTCATATAGACATCCCCATTCGAACTTCATTCCATAAAACTTTTCATAAATATTATAATACTTTGACTTATTCTTATTCCCTGTTTTGAAATATATTCGCCGTTATAACGACTAAACATTCCGATGTACCAGTTCTGATACTAGGATTCTCTAGTGGAAGCCGTAATATGAAGACATAAACAAACACAGGGGGTTACGGATATGAAATCTTATTCTGAATTCATTTATTCCAAAAATTATTATTCCAGTGAGTAAGTTGTTGGAACTGGGGTAAACAAAATTTCGATGAGAACAAGTATATTTTGAGGAGATTAATATAATGTATTACGCACGAAATGGTCAATGGTATCCATATAAAGAAGATGCCCAAGATTACTACATGAGACATTGGTATGGATTCATTATGCTTCTTTTTATTTCAATGTTTAAGTTGGCGTGGAACAACATCAAATCGTTTATTCATATATTTTCAGCATGGATAGGCAACGAAAAAATTGAGGGTGTAACAAAGATTGAACTAATCCAATTGATTCTTTCATGGGTTGTAACTCTATTCTTTATTATCGGAATCCTAGTTACTTCAGGGCAATCATTTACGATTTCAGATTTTATACACAATGATTACTCACAACTGATAGAACCAGTATTAGTAATAAAATTCGGCATTTGTAATGCAATCTCATATTGGCTTATGAAACTCTATATGATGTTTACACATCCAGCAAAATAAAAAATAAAAGAGGAAATTAATTATGAAAAAATTACTAGCACTTATATTCACATCTTTATCATTACTTTTAGCAGGTACCGCTGCATTATCAGTATCAACATCTCAGGCTTCAAATATTGAAACTGCACCAAGTGAAATTGCGTTTAATAATTGTCCAGAAACTTCACATCTAGTAAAAGTTTCCAACAAAGTAAATGTAACGATATCAAGCGACGACTTCGGATCTGCAGCGTGGACCTACCCAAATACTTCTAATGAAGGAAAACTCAGAGACAATTTAATGAATGTTTCTGTTAAACAAGGTGGTCTAAAATATAACGTTGGCGATTCATTTGTTGCAGCAAAATATTCAGCACTAGATGGATCAATGGCAGGACAAACTTTGTATCTAGTAAACAGACCTGACTTTCCGAATACTTTCGTTTATTTAATGCACAACAAATATGCAACCACTTTCACTGAACACTAATTCACATTTTTAATACAAGTATCAGATAATATTTTTTACAAACAAATTATACAAAAGAGGAATAATCATGAAGAAAACAATTGCCATTGCAGTCGCAAGTTTTGCACTTTTATTAACAGGGAGTTCATTAGCACCATCAATTGCTAGTGCATCAACTATAATACCCGATTATATTGATACTACTGGTAAGACTAATTATGGAGACACCTATAGGACAAGACTACAGTTGAAACAAAAAAATGTTCAATTGATGGTCACTAGTAAAGGTGGTGCCTGGGGTGAATCCGATTTTTATGGAACTAGTGGAATAATTTGGAACACGTATGCACCAGATGCAAAAATCATGGGTTCATTATATTACGATGAATTTTCAAATCAATTTGCTTATTTAATTAATGATCCAGGCACACCATATCAAACTTGGGTTAAAACAAGTTCAGTTAAGACTATCTAGTTCTTATATTTTCAACAAATTAGGTTTTTAATTCATTCAAAACTTATCCAACCTATATAAATATTTTCACGACAAATGCCACAACTCATCCCCAGAGTTGTGGCATTTTTTGAATTTCTAGATAAAGCCTTATTATTGATTTTAAATTCTACTCCTCCCCATTCTTCTCTCCAGACCTCGAATCACTCCCAGAACTAAACATCCCATAAACAAAACAAATCACACAAAGCGCCACAAAAATAATCAATATCCATTTAATTAAGAAGAATATAACTCCAATAACACTCCCAACAAGTGCGAACAAGCCAGAGAACCAAGTAAAGAACTTCCACAGTCCATAAATTACAAAGCAGAATACGATTATTGCTAGTCCTCCTAGCGCAATTTCTAGGAACCAACATACAATTGCGACTATTATTGCGACAAAGAAACAAACTACCACCACTGCAGATATGGCATTCCAAATCATAATTTCCCCCATAAATACATTTACTACTAATTTATCAAAATTAGTTACTAAAAATACAGTGGGAAAGCCTGCTAAACTAGGTATTTACACAATCTTTACACAACTTTCCACAATTCCACCCGAACTCAAAATTAATCAACAAAAAAAGCCCCCAAACCAACAAAACTGTCAGTCCGGAAGCTCCATAAATTGACACAACAACACGAAGAACTGGTGTCAGGTTCAACAAGAATATTTCTAGCATAATTACTGCATAGGACTTACCTTGTGCGATTTCTTGGAACATTGCTCCGATTCTGCGTGGCCATCCGCCGTAATTTATCCGACAAGCATAGTTCTTGATGAAGTTTATTAATAATGATATTGTTTATGTACAGCAATAGGTACATTAGGAGGCGATTCATATTATGACTGAAGAATACAAAGACGTATACACACCAACAAAAGCTAGAGAAAACTTTTTTAAAATTATGAATCAAGTAAATGAGGAAAAACATCCTGTTACTGTTTCCTCCACCAAGAAAGACAGCGATAATGATATCGTTATTATGAGTAAAGATGACTATAACGCTATGCAAGAGACCCTTTACTTAACTAACACAGAAGTCACTGAAATTCTAGCTAAAAGAAAAAATGATAAAGAATTGGATTTCGATGATGTTTGGAAAAGTCTCTAATGTACACAATAACCATTAAGTCACAAGCCAAGAACGATCTGAAAAAAATCAAGGGGTCAAAATTAGAAAAAAATTTTTTAAAAATCATAAATACATTGAGACATGATCCGTTTGAGAACTCTCGATCCTTTGAAAAGCTCGTTCCACCAATTAGCAGATTTTACTCAAGACGAATAAATATTCTGCATAGAGTTGTTTATACAGTTGATAATGAATCAAAAACAGTTACGATTTGGTATGCATATGGACAATACCAAAGAAATTAACTACAAAAAAAATCTCCTAAACCGGCAAAATGTCGATTTGGGAGATTTTTTTACCCGTTATAACCAAATATCATAGCAAATATCAAAATAATCAAAACTGCAGTAGTGATATAAACATAAAGTCGGTCGTGTTCTTTAGCGAAGGCATAAATTGACACGACTACTCGCAATACTGGTGTCAGGATCAACAAGAATATTCCTAGCATTATTACTGCGTAGGACTTTCCTTGTGCGATTCCTTGGAACATTACTCCGAATCTGCGTGGCCATTCGCCGTTGGGATAGCCTGCTCCACCGTTGAAGAAGTATAGCAAGATTCCGATGACGATAACGGCTGCGGATACTATTACTCCCACTCGGAGGATTTTCCCGATGATTAATTCTACGTCGCGCATTTCATCTTTTTTCATTTTCATTAGTGTAGCACCCCAAATCCTTTAAGAACCATCTGCATCCCCATGTAGAAAATTACGGGTACGAAGATCATTCTAATTAGTTTTGGCTTGAGCACTTGCATCAATCTGGCTCCGATCGTGGCACCGACTAGCACTCCGATTGAGAGTGGTCCGGCGATGTCTGGGCGGATTGATCCGTTGAAAAAGTAGACTGTGGCACTGGCTGCAGCAGTAACACCCATCATCAAGTTACTTGTGGCACTTGATGGCTTAAGTGGCATCTTCATAATCGTATCCATGGCGATAACCTTGAAGGCACCACTACCGATTCCGAGTAATCCGGATGCTAGTCCAGCCGCCCACATCATAATGAATCCACCAGGAACATTTTTCATGGAGTAGTCGACTTGTTTCTTCTCAGCTTTGTCATAATATGAATCTGCTAATCTTAATTTATCGACGGTGGAATCATGCCCGGTGTAGACTGCCTCGCCCTTTTTGGACATTAATTTGCGGATCATGTTGTAAGTCGAATATAGCAAGAAAAATCCGAACAGGACGTAAAGAAAGGTGCTGGAGAACGCTCCGACGAGTAGTGCTCCCATTATGGCCCCGACGGTGGTGGCGATTTCCAAGAACATTGCAACACGCAAGTTCAACATATCGTCTTTTAGATAGGCAATTGTAGCCCCTGAGCTGGTTGCGATAACGGAGATTATGCTTGCTCCGATTGCGTATTTAATATCTAACCCCATCATTACGGTCAGGATTGGCGTGATAATCATTCCCCCACCAATTCCTAGGACTGCCCCAAGCGTTCCGGCAACTAGACCAATAACGATGAATAATATCATCGATGAATTCATCTATTTAGCCTCTTTTTCTGCTTCGTCTTTCTTGTTCATGTTTTCTAGTGATGTTTCGTAGTTTCCACGCATAATAGCCATAGCATTCTTGGCTTGTGCTTCTGTCACATCCCCATCAGAAATGTGGTCGATGTGGAACTTAGATGCATTGAGTTCATCACAGCGAGTTGAGAGGTATACCTTTGTCTCAACTTCTTGATTGTCTTCGAA encodes:
- a CDS encoding DUF1634 domain-containing protein gives rise to the protein MKMKKDEMRDVELIIGKILRVGVIVSAAVIVIGILLYFFNGGAGYPNGEWPRRFGVMFQGIAQGKSYAVIMLGIFLLILTPVLRVVVSIYAFAKEHDRLYVYITTAVLIILIFAMIFGYNG
- a CDS encoding DUF1634 domain-containing protein, with protein sequence MSLLINFIKNYACRINYGGWPRRIGAMFQEIAQGKSYAVIMLEIFLLNLTPVLRVVVSIYGASGLTVLLVWGLFLLINFEFGWNCGKLCKDCVNT
- a CDS encoding Txe/YoeB family addiction module toxin gives rise to the protein MYTITIKSQAKNDLKKIKGSKLEKNFLKIINTLRHDPFENSRSFEKLVPPISRFYSRRINILHRVVYTVDNESKTVTIWYAYGQYQRN
- a CDS encoding sulfite exporter TauE/SafE family protein; this encodes MNSSMILFIVIGLVAGTLGAVLGIGGGMIITPILTVMMGLDIKYAIGASIISVIATSSGATIAYLKDDMLNLRVAMFLEIATTVGAIMGALLVGAFSSTFLYVLFGFFLLYSTYNMIRKLMSKKGEAVYTGHDSTVDKLRLADSYYDKAEKKQVDYSMKNVPGGFIMMWAAGLASGLLGIGSGAFKVIAMDTIMKMPLKPSSATSNLMMGVTAAASATVYFFNGSIRPDIAGPLSIGVLVGATIGARLMQVLKPKLIRMIFVPVIFYMGMQMVLKGFGVLH
- a CDS encoding type II toxin-antitoxin system Phd/YefM family antitoxin; translation: MTEEYKDVYTPTKARENFFKIMNQVNEEKHPVTVSSTKKDSDNDIVIMSKDDYNAMQETLYLTNTEVTEILAKRKNDKELDFDDVWKSL